In bacterium, the following are encoded in one genomic region:
- a CDS encoding FGGY family carbohydrate kinase: protein MPEILAIDLGTSTCKATAYAETGRVLRRASRILTTHRPASGLAEQDAAVWWDAAVHAGREAAAGVAIDTISLTSCREAVALTDTDGVPLAPVMMWMDRRGTREARALAAAFPDVQRLTGHRPDANFTACKMAWLSRHHPDLLRAARWLLQPRDFLYFHLTGMPITDPSLASRTLWWRRDAGWWPDVLEFSGVTGAQLPQVMPSHAAPGRLSPAAARALGVRGGIPVVVGAGDRTCEVIAARALGGRVLVSLGTAVNVSTMVSKPVPDDRLVFSAAAVEGMEVAEQGIPSGSALLDWLQGLVGAERADLQARAAQVAPGAEGLVLLPFLGGSRATRWNPNASGVVAGLSLSTRREALLRSGMEGVACEVRAALGVLRQAGVATDALVFVGGPAQHSVWPRVIEDVCNMPGVAVADTEAASMGAFLLAGRAVGTWDDPLVASETRNPDIARWDPDPTAAAYYVQHAAAYEALYAALETWFARFGARAYSDVDDDARDRPR, encoded by the coding sequence GTGCCTGAGATCCTTGCGATCGACTTGGGGACGAGCACCTGCAAGGCGACCGCCTATGCGGAAACGGGCCGCGTCCTTCGCCGTGCCTCACGGATACTCACGACGCACCGGCCGGCATCGGGTCTCGCCGAGCAGGATGCCGCGGTGTGGTGGGACGCGGCCGTGCATGCCGGGCGGGAGGCCGCTGCAGGTGTGGCCATCGATACCATCAGCCTGACGTCGTGTCGTGAGGCCGTCGCGCTCACGGACACCGACGGAGTGCCATTGGCACCGGTCATGATGTGGATGGACCGCCGCGGGACGCGGGAAGCCCGGGCCCTTGCGGCCGCGTTCCCCGATGTCCAGCGCCTGACCGGACATCGCCCCGACGCCAACTTCACGGCTTGCAAGATGGCGTGGCTGAGCCGACATCATCCTGACCTGCTCCGCGCGGCCCGCTGGTTGTTGCAGCCCAGAGATTTCTTGTACTTCCACCTGACCGGGATGCCGATAACGGATCCCTCGTTGGCGTCGCGCACGCTCTGGTGGCGGCGCGATGCGGGGTGGTGGCCCGACGTACTCGAGTTCAGCGGCGTCACGGGCGCGCAGCTTCCGCAAGTGATGCCGTCACATGCCGCGCCCGGCCGTTTGTCACCGGCGGCCGCCCGGGCGTTGGGCGTGCGCGGCGGGATCCCGGTCGTCGTCGGCGCCGGTGACCGAACGTGTGAAGTGATCGCGGCGCGGGCCCTTGGCGGCCGCGTACTGGTAAGCCTCGGCACCGCGGTGAACGTGTCGACGATGGTCTCCAAACCCGTGCCGGACGACCGTCTGGTGTTCTCCGCGGCCGCCGTCGAGGGAATGGAGGTGGCGGAACAAGGGATCCCCAGCGGTTCCGCTCTGCTCGACTGGCTCCAAGGTCTGGTCGGGGCCGAGCGAGCCGACCTGCAGGCCCGCGCGGCGCAGGTGGCGCCAGGTGCTGAAGGCCTCGTGTTGCTGCCGTTCCTGGGAGGGTCCCGGGCAACGCGCTGGAACCCGAACGCCTCTGGGGTGGTGGCTGGACTCTCCCTCTCGACCCGCAGGGAGGCTTTGTTGCGAAGCGGGATGGAGGGCGTGGCGTGCGAGGTACGCGCGGCGCTCGGCGTGCTCCGACAGGCTGGGGTGGCCACCGACGCGCTCGTGTTCGTCGGTGGGCCGGCGCAACACAGCGTGTGGCCGCGGGTGATCGAGGACGTGTGCAACATGCCCGGGGTCGCGGTCGCGGATACCGAAGCCGCGTCCATGGGGGCGTTCTTGCTTGCGGGCCGTGCCGTCGGCACGTGGGACGATCCGTTGGTGGCGTCGGAGACGAGGAATCCCGATATCGCGCGGTGGGATCCGGATCCCACCGCGGCCGCCTACTACGTGCAACACGCGGCAGCGTACGAAGCGCTGTATGCGGCGCTTGAGACATGGTTTGCGCGCTTCGGTGCGCGCGCGTATTCCGACGTTGACGACGACGCCCGGGACCGCCCGAGGTGA
- a CDS encoding SDR family oxidoreductase — MQLAGAVAVVTGAGRGIGYGIARRLAKEGARVVVNDRVPSAVTAVEEDLRRSADIMGYVADVSSSSQVAEMFRAIRDRWGRVDILVNNAALVDVPRHFLLADEAYWDELIAVNLKGVYLCSRQAAALMVRQRAGCIIHISSAGAVRAQRLMVAYDAAKGAVEAATRAMAVDLAPYGIRVNAVGPAAIRTETWDAWSPEVVTRMTEGIPLGRPGTAEDVAACVAFLASGEATFITGQVIYVDGGILAQLRSPQVDASAWVEPGDISIDA, encoded by the coding sequence ATGCAGCTCGCAGGCGCAGTAGCGGTGGTGACCGGCGCCGGCCGGGGCATCGGGTACGGCATCGCGAGGCGGCTGGCGAAGGAGGGGGCCCGCGTGGTCGTCAACGATCGTGTCCCTTCCGCCGTCACCGCCGTTGAGGAGGACCTTCGGCGCTCGGCTGACATCATGGGGTATGTCGCGGACGTCTCTTCGTCATCCCAGGTCGCGGAGATGTTTCGTGCCATCCGAGACCGGTGGGGTCGGGTGGACATCCTGGTCAACAATGCGGCGTTGGTTGACGTGCCCCGCCACTTTCTTCTGGCCGACGAGGCCTACTGGGACGAACTCATCGCCGTCAACCTGAAAGGCGTCTACCTCTGCAGCCGGCAGGCAGCGGCGCTGATGGTGCGGCAGCGTGCCGGCTGCATTATTCACATCAGTTCCGCGGGCGCGGTTCGGGCCCAGCGCCTGATGGTCGCATATGACGCCGCGAAGGGCGCCGTGGAGGCGGCGACTCGGGCGATGGCCGTGGATCTCGCCCCCTACGGGATCCGCGTGAACGCGGTCGGGCCGGCTGCCATCCGCACCGAAACTTGGGACGCGTGGTCCCCCGAGGTCGTCACCCGCATGACGGAGGGGATTCCCCTCGGTCGACCTGGCACGGCCGAGGACGTCGCGGCATGCGTCGCGTTTCTCGCATCCGGTGAGGCGACGTTTATCACCGGCCAGGTCATATACGTGGACGGCGGCATCCTGGCTCAGCTGCGTTCCCCGCAGGTTGACGCCTCAGCCTGGGTCGAGCCTGGCGACATCTCGATCGACGCGTAG
- a CDS encoding sugar phosphate isomerase/epimerase, translating into MNVNCCWLYAISKYGYPPSIPDTHKALTEMAALGFGAVELEGVREENLRAVSADRANLRARCADLGVRVMNFCPVLPELVDPDPARRRHALDLFRLAAELTVYFASPLIQVDSYTPPIEFVAHQPYGGAIEFQRRFDVRIPDTFSWTRTWDALVESVRACAAIARDAGLRLAMEPRVGEIVSNTDGLLRLMDHVRDDAFGAVLDTGHLNAQKELLPLSVEKLGRRVFYVHASDNDGRDNAHLAPGRGAVDWEGVVRGLLRQGFDGYVGIDVGGVADLEDQYREGYAFIRAVLDRASGTAGSGRR; encoded by the coding sequence ATGAACGTCAATTGCTGTTGGCTCTACGCGATCAGCAAGTACGGCTATCCACCATCGATCCCCGACACGCACAAAGCCCTCACCGAGATGGCCGCCCTGGGGTTTGGCGCGGTCGAGCTCGAGGGTGTTCGAGAGGAGAACCTCCGGGCCGTCTCAGCGGATCGAGCGAATCTTCGCGCGCGGTGCGCCGACCTGGGCGTGCGCGTCATGAACTTCTGTCCCGTTCTGCCGGAGCTGGTTGATCCCGATCCCGCGCGCCGCCGCCACGCCCTGGATCTGTTCCGACTGGCGGCGGAGCTCACCGTGTACTTTGCGTCTCCGCTGATCCAAGTGGACAGCTACACACCGCCGATCGAGTTCGTGGCGCATCAGCCGTACGGCGGCGCGATCGAGTTTCAACGGCGCTTCGACGTGCGCATCCCAGACACGTTCTCCTGGACGCGGACGTGGGATGCGCTGGTGGAATCGGTGCGCGCCTGCGCCGCGATCGCGCGGGACGCCGGACTGCGGCTTGCGATGGAGCCGCGGGTCGGCGAAATCGTCAGCAACACCGACGGTCTGCTTCGGCTCATGGATCACGTGCGCGACGATGCCTTCGGCGCCGTGCTGGACACCGGCCACCTCAATGCGCAGAAGGAGCTTCTCCCGCTTTCCGTCGAGAAGCTCGGACGCCGTGTGTTCTACGTCCACGCGTCGGACAACGATGGGCGCGACAACGCCCATCTCGCGCCGGGGCGAGGGGCGGTGGACTGGGAGGGTGTCGTCCGCGGCCTTCTGAGGCAAGGGTTCGACGGCTACGTGGGCATCGACGTCGGCGGGGTGGCAGATCTCGAGGATCAGTATCGCGAGGGGTACGCGTTCATCCGCGCCGTGTTGGACCGCGCCAGCGGGACCGCCGGTTCCGGGCGCCGGTGA
- a CDS encoding GAF domain-containing protein, with translation MTRTDNPDPTHVPHALGGTSAPESEHAQQRPAKVAHGSRFRTFFDKNPLPMWVYDLETFRVLEVNESATAYYGYARDEFLAMSITEIVLDEDRPRLRDPALRKGEPQRAEVWQHRRRGGETIRVTAVSRHVEVAGRDAVLTVVQDATATKTFEDVPVGLYRASPTGEVLDVNPGFVHMLGYPSRAALLATPAVDIYVDPAVRTHWRARLEREEVVTGFECQLKRYDGTRFWVRTNARAIRDATGRALYYEGAITDITERKQAMAHLEALNHVVTAAASAADLRTFLDTLLDRVLTALDGEQGGVWLGRDIHVGRHHSPEFDAEVVAAAARAGLEPARVEAVEDWTRAAGPMADALAPVMQRHGLRASLVAPLLANGRPIGGFSIEMSHPRRWLPQEIQLVEALGGQIGAVAERLRLLDEVQAHAREMEALHKLGTALRGIGTLDEAYALITECADVLLRGDHSSLVLLDPDGATLRCMSTQGIEITPRGGTFPARASASGVALETGAPYVTRDLAAESAGARFRGLMGPCVAVPMREGERVIGAVVVARTRDTALHGFSPRDVRILTAVADLAGNAIHRTQLSQQLAQELSNLRGLYESAQRMAEILDLERLATDATATCVNAFGMSLAWLATFADNGTPRLVAHAPASATLPALIVPQWATVHDAGPLARALDTGEAMVVPDFEQAPTQPPWRPALLAAGLRTGAVFPLVSRTRTFGILALYGDTPGSFTDDRLAFFRAYTHQLATALENARLYDDAARRFAQLQALREIDLAITASLDLRVTLSVFLDKLVPLLRVDAADVLICDSGGRVVRYGGGHGFRAKTLERVRGHLGQGYADRVAAERRRVAVDLRLEPGEFADVPGFAEEGFHAYHAVPLLAKGQVVGVLEVFHRQALTPDQGWIDFLDALAGQAAIAIDNATLFERLQRANTDLILAYDRTIEGWSRALDLRDEETEGHTQRVAELTLRLAREMGVPDPDLAQIRRGALLHDIGKMGVPDRILLKAGPLTEEEWAVMRRHPVYAYEFLSSIAYLRPALEIPYCHHERWDGTGYPRGLKGEQIPFEARIFAVADVWDALTSNRPYRSAWTPEDSRRYIRAQAGHQFDPQVVEIFLRMTQDP, from the coding sequence GTGACGCGGACCGATAACCCAGATCCGACGCACGTGCCGCACGCGCTCGGCGGCACGTCGGCGCCGGAGTCGGAACATGCCCAGCAACGCCCCGCCAAGGTAGCGCACGGGAGCCGTTTCCGCACGTTCTTCGATAAGAACCCACTGCCGATGTGGGTATACGACCTGGAGACCTTCCGCGTGCTGGAAGTGAACGAGAGCGCTACTGCGTACTACGGATACGCTCGCGATGAGTTTCTCGCGATGTCCATCACTGAGATCGTCCTCGACGAAGATCGCCCCCGCCTCCGCGACCCGGCGCTGCGCAAGGGGGAGCCGCAACGCGCCGAGGTATGGCAGCATCGCCGGCGCGGAGGGGAGACGATCCGCGTCACCGCCGTCTCGCGGCACGTGGAGGTGGCGGGTCGCGACGCCGTGCTGACGGTGGTGCAGGACGCCACGGCGACGAAGACGTTTGAAGACGTGCCTGTCGGCTTGTACCGCGCCTCCCCCACTGGAGAAGTGCTCGACGTGAACCCGGGGTTCGTTCACATGTTAGGATACCCGAGCCGAGCTGCACTTCTGGCGACGCCCGCGGTCGACATCTACGTGGATCCTGCGGTCCGCACGCACTGGCGGGCCCGACTGGAACGCGAGGAGGTCGTGACCGGCTTCGAGTGCCAGTTGAAGCGGTACGACGGGACGCGCTTTTGGGTGCGGACGAACGCGCGCGCCATCCGCGACGCCACCGGCCGTGCGCTGTACTACGAAGGCGCGATCACCGATATCACCGAGCGCAAGCAGGCGATGGCGCATCTCGAGGCACTGAACCACGTCGTCACGGCTGCCGCCAGCGCGGCCGATCTTCGCACGTTCCTCGACACGCTGCTGGACCGCGTGCTCACCGCGCTGGACGGCGAGCAGGGAGGCGTCTGGCTCGGGCGAGACATCCACGTTGGGCGCCATCACTCGCCCGAGTTCGACGCCGAGGTAGTGGCGGCGGCTGCGAGAGCCGGGCTCGAGCCTGCGCGGGTGGAGGCGGTGGAGGACTGGACACGCGCCGCGGGCCCGATGGCCGACGCGCTCGCCCCCGTGATGCAGCGCCACGGTCTCCGCGCGTCGCTGGTGGCGCCCCTCCTTGCGAACGGGCGACCGATCGGCGGGTTCTCGATCGAAATGTCCCATCCCCGCCGCTGGCTGCCCCAGGAGATCCAGTTGGTGGAAGCGCTGGGAGGCCAGATCGGAGCCGTAGCCGAGCGCCTGCGACTGCTCGACGAGGTGCAGGCCCACGCGCGCGAAATGGAGGCGCTGCACAAACTGGGCACAGCGCTGCGCGGCATCGGCACCCTGGACGAGGCGTATGCGCTGATCACCGAGTGCGCGGATGTGTTGCTCCGCGGCGATCACAGCTCGCTCGTGCTGCTCGATCCCGACGGGGCGACGCTTCGGTGTATGAGCACCCAGGGGATCGAGATCACGCCGCGTGGCGGGACATTTCCCGCCCGCGCCAGCGCGTCCGGCGTGGCCCTTGAGACCGGCGCGCCCTACGTCACGCGCGATCTCGCCGCCGAGTCCGCCGGCGCGCGCTTCCGAGGGCTCATGGGACCGTGTGTCGCCGTGCCGATGCGTGAAGGCGAGCGAGTGATCGGCGCGGTGGTGGTGGCGCGAACGCGGGACACCGCGCTGCACGGGTTCTCCCCTCGGGACGTCCGCATCCTCACCGCGGTCGCAGATCTGGCGGGCAACGCGATCCACCGCACGCAACTGTCTCAACAGCTCGCCCAGGAACTGAGCAACCTTCGGGGGCTCTACGAGAGCGCGCAGCGAATGGCCGAGATCCTGGATCTCGAGCGCCTCGCCACCGATGCGACCGCGACATGCGTGAACGCGTTCGGCATGTCGCTGGCGTGGCTCGCCACGTTCGCCGACAATGGGACCCCACGCCTCGTGGCCCACGCTCCGGCGAGCGCCACCCTGCCCGCGCTGATCGTGCCCCAATGGGCGACGGTGCATGACGCGGGCCCGCTCGCGAGGGCCCTGGACACCGGAGAGGCCATGGTGGTCCCAGATTTTGAGCAGGCGCCGACACAACCGCCGTGGAGGCCCGCCCTGCTGGCCGCGGGCCTGCGCACCGGTGCGGTGTTTCCGCTCGTCAGCCGCACCCGTACGTTTGGCATCCTCGCGTTGTACGGCGATACGCCGGGGTCGTTTACCGACGACCGGCTTGCGTTCTTCCGGGCGTATACCCATCAGCTCGCGACCGCCCTCGAGAACGCCCGGCTGTATGATGACGCGGCGCGCCGGTTTGCCCAACTGCAGGCGCTCCGCGAGATCGACCTCGCGATCACCGCCAGCCTGGACCTGCGGGTCACGCTCAGCGTGTTTCTCGACAAGCTCGTCCCGCTGCTCCGGGTGGACGCCGCGGACGTGCTCATCTGCGACAGCGGCGGCCGTGTCGTCCGCTACGGCGGCGGTCACGGATTCCGTGCGAAAACGCTGGAGCGCGTCCGCGGGCATCTGGGCCAAGGCTACGCGGACCGCGTCGCCGCGGAGCGGAGGCGCGTGGCGGTGGACCTACGGCTCGAACCGGGCGAGTTCGCGGACGTCCCCGGGTTCGCCGAGGAAGGGTTTCACGCGTACCACGCGGTGCCGCTGCTGGCCAAAGGCCAGGTCGTCGGCGTGCTCGAGGTGTTCCACCGGCAGGCGCTTACGCCCGACCAGGGCTGGATCGACTTTCTCGATGCGCTCGCCGGCCAAGCCGCGATTGCGATCGACAACGCCACGTTGTTCGAGCGTCTCCAGCGCGCCAACACCGACCTGATCTTGGCGTACGACCGCACCATCGAGGGATGGTCGCGCGCCCTCGATCTGCGCGATGAGGAGACCGAGGGGCACACGCAGCGTGTCGCCGAGCTGACCCTGCGGCTGGCCAGGGAGATGGGCGTGCCGGATCCTGACTTGGCGCAGATCCGTCGAGGGGCGCTGCTTCACGACATCGGAAAGATGGGCGTGCCCGACCGGATTCTCTTGAAGGCGGGGCCGCTCACAGAGGAAGAATGGGCGGTCATGCGTCGCCATCCAGTCTACGCGTATGAGTTCCTATCCTCGATCGCCTATCTGCGTCCCGCGCTCGAAATTCCATACTGTCACCACGAACGGTGGGACGGGACGGGGTATCCGCGCGGCCTGAAGGGTGAGCAGATCCCCTTTGAGGCACGCATCTTTGCTGTGGCCGACGTCTGGGACGCGCTGACGTCGAACCGGCCGTACCGCTCAGCGTGGACCCCGGAGGACAGCCGCCGGTACATTCGCGCGCAGGCGGGGCACCAGTTCGACCCGCAGGTCGTCGAGATCTTTCTGCGCATGACGCAGGACCCATGA
- a CDS encoding carbohydrate ABC transporter permease, with translation MRRPAGPRRLGRAGAWALSAASHVVLALGAILMILPMLWMFSTSFKPPAEIPIWPPHLLPRAPTLENYTGIFQVAPFGRFFLNSAALSLVATISVAVTSLVAGAIFAKYTFPGRALLFMLVIATAIVPFESYMIPLYIQLIPINWINTYQGIVLPYLIMSFGIFLMRQHIASAIPTELLEAARVDGASEWWILFRVIAPLSSSALGAVGIFAFIQMWAAFIWPLLIANSQLLFNMEVGLTAFQFRFSSDYGKLMAGSVVSVLPMLVIFLILRRRIIESVALTGLKG, from the coding sequence ATGCGGCGGCCGGCCGGCCCGCGGCGTCTCGGGCGCGCTGGCGCGTGGGCGCTCAGCGCCGCGTCGCACGTGGTGCTCGCGCTTGGCGCCATCCTCATGATTCTGCCGATGCTGTGGATGTTCTCGACGTCGTTCAAGCCGCCGGCGGAAATCCCCATCTGGCCGCCGCATCTGCTGCCGCGGGCCCCCACGTTGGAGAACTACACCGGGATTTTCCAGGTTGCCCCATTTGGGCGGTTCTTCCTCAATAGCGCAGCGTTGTCCCTCGTCGCGACCATCAGCGTTGCGGTGACGTCGCTCGTCGCCGGCGCGATCTTCGCCAAGTACACGTTTCCGGGGCGTGCGTTGCTGTTCATGCTCGTCATCGCGACGGCGATCGTCCCGTTCGAGAGTTACATGATCCCGCTCTATATTCAACTGATACCCATCAACTGGATCAACACCTACCAGGGTATTGTGTTGCCCTACCTCATCATGAGCTTTGGCATCTTTCTCATGCGACAACACATCGCGTCCGCGATCCCCACCGAGTTGTTGGAGGCCGCGCGTGTCGACGGCGCGTCCGAGTGGTGGATCCTCTTTCGGGTGATCGCCCCGCTCTCGAGCTCGGCGCTCGGTGCGGTGGGGATCTTTGCCTTCATTCAGATGTGGGCGGCCTTCATCTGGCCGCTGTTGATCGCGAACAGCCAGCTCCTGTTCAACATGGAGGTCGGCCTCACGGCGTTTCAGTTTCGGTTCAGCAGCGACTACGGGAAGCTCATGGCGGGTTCGGTGGTCAGCGTGCTGCCGATGCTGGTGATCTTCCTCATTCTCCGCCGGCGCATCATCGAGAGCGTGGCGCTCACCGGCCTGAAGGGTTAA